The segment GCCAGAGGACCTGCCGCTGCAACAGTAAGGCGggcccacttgggcatctaaggtggagcaggtggaggtggggatggtggaggtggggatggtggatcatcagcaccatcattagaatcatcctcaaaaagatcctgaagtggtGTAGTAGatggagtaggcagaggagtagacactgaagtcggggtatccactgtgggaagacgctcatcaaactgaacatcccgtcgaaacaggacctctctggaatcaggatcaaacaacctgtacgccttaacatcctcacagtagccaacaaaaatgagtggtcggctcttccgctccatggctctcctctgagcatcaggaataaaggcccatgcctcactaccaaatacccgaaaaaaggaaacatcgggcttgttatgagaccaagcctcctcaggagtcatatgtcgaatagccttgtgaggcatccgattttgaatatagttggcacaattgattgcctcagcccaaaaagacgaatccatggacctggactgaatcatacaattcgccatctcccgtaaagttttgttcttgcattCAACGACaacattctgctgaggggtgtaggaaacagtaaactgatgctgcaaaccatgctcagtgcaaaaatctctgaaagtctgattcacatactccccccattatctatacgtatCCGTCAAATAGAACAGCCAGACTGCTTCtcgacaaatgtcttgaagattcgaaatgaatcaaagacatcagacttgtacttaagaaagtacacccatgtgcgtctggagaagtcatcaataaacgtgagtacatacttggccctggAAAAAggaggagtgggaaatgacatgagatcactgtgaatcaactccaagggtgccaaagcacgagaggctctccccttcggaaagggatctctgtgatgcttgccaagaacacaaccatgacaaacactatcagtgcaggaaatctgtgggagcccaagaacaagtgcctgtgtactcatctgcttaagatatctgtaattgacatggcccaatcgctcatgccaaagcttactcattgaatctgcatgtgctatgagagatgaacctgtacccgaagagggctcaaattcatcaaatctgtagagacaagatgcagaatccacactaccaaaagccacaaccaaatctaggtcatggaggtcccgaataaccacatcatgtggtgagaactcaactgtcttaccagagccagagtggcaaatctgataaatggacaagaggttcgtcgagatgtcagggacaaccagaacattctgtagagtacccccatccaaagagacagatcctgaacccaagacggaaagctgaactgagtcacccactgcaatctgtgaaataccacaagaggcaagagaagtaaccaactgctgagtgtgtgtcatatggtgagaagcaccagaatctagaatccaagtggacccaaAGGTCGAAGCTCtagtagtgagagcatgacctttccctgtggaaggagaagatgcctgaggtgaggaaatgtgatgctgttgcatggcttcctctaaagcctctaatcatttccaacacttgAAAACTGGATGTCCATCCtttccacaaaaactgcaagtgtctgatgatttcttcttagtcttggaggaagactcatcggactgtgaagatttcccttatttgggaggaactggttttgaatcaaacttaggagcGGGCTTGGAGAAATTCTCACTACCTATAGAAGGCTTTTTctgcttcggtttctgcttctatttgtcgttctccttagaggactgagcaaccaatgctttgttcttggagcctgagagcgtatccaactaagaaagatgagactgctcccGAGACaagcgctcacaaaagacatcaaagctaggcatggtgaaattagtacccaaaccatccatggtggagtagaaagcagaggcaaaaaactgaaagggaccccgaagcttcgaaagaatcaaatgaatgcactctgtatcagtcttgttctttccacatccctgaagaacagatctggtagtcttgaatttgttcaaaaaatcctcaatagtgggaaaggtatCAGGTAATAATGAAGTcaactctacctcaatctgtaatgcccgaatctcattgaccctcccgaagagagaatcaaacttcaaccacatatcctgaggagtaagcaactcatcaaggtgaaacagaagactgtcggagacatgcaaagctatcaaacccatggcctcatccagcttgttctggttcataagaacctcataaggacggtgaaggtctggctgaacctcatccaaagtagCCCACAACCTCGTGACCTGAGAAGCCttgtgatgcggggcttccaggtgtgatagttgtgtgaagtcaacaactcaactgaaggatctgccatgagaacaaagaaaaaactctgcacctgcacctgcttgttggttgtttttattatgtgatctttcagaatagacagaagatgcaaaaaaaatttcaaactgatatctcatgtacctggtgaaaattttgagaaaaaagatcacaaatctaaatagagcatgctgagagctttccaacgcctattcgttttcgaaaaacggagtccattTGCCCATTCTAAGAccccggaagtgcaaaaaagaagcctgactttgactggtaaaaaaacatagtcaaacagtagATCCAGGAAAGAAAATCCACCACCACGAGAACCGGctcggaatcacctttccaacgcctattcgttcgcTAAAAAATGACTCCGGATGcacaatctaggcccaaaaaaccaaccccctctcaaaaggaCTAGAGAGGAGGGGCTGGTGGTGCTCCGGGCAGAGGTGGGGCTCGGGCTGGGCGGAAGTGGTGCTCGGGTCGAGCGTAGGTGGCACAATGGTGGAGTGGCGCTCGGGCCGGGCAGAGGTGGCGCAGCCCGGTGGAGGTGGCAGAGTTCGGCGGTGGTGGTGTGCCGGCGGGGCAGGAGTGGCGATCGGAGCGCTACCGGAGCAGAGGAAAGTCGTCGTGTCGGAGCTGGAGCCGGAGCCGGAGCCGAGGAGGAAGGTCATCGGAGCCGGAGTCGGAGAAGGAAGGTCGCCGGAGACGGAGCCGGAGAAGGAAGGTCGCCGGAGCCGGAGCCGGAGAAGGAAGGTCGCCGGAGCCGGGGAGGAGGCCGATGGTGCCAGTGGGGTCGGCCTGACAGGTCCGTACGGCGCCGGACTGTAAGGTCCGGTACCCTAAAAGGTGAGTTTTTAAAAACCCTTTTTTTTAAtgcgttttttttttttgttttgatttgattgatttttttttgaaaatcaaaacaatttggcctgcatgccgtaaaaaggcaattttttaattttttttctcgatttgcatgctagGACCGTACAGCCTGGCCTGGagagaaaaaaaatcacccaaaTGCTCAGGGGTCAAAAAAGGACAAATTTTATGACTATAGAGGCTTTTTggtcttctgagcatgatggtgaggtccgtttaggcccaaagtgcttagaaaaaaaacttaaccctaagcacacaaaaaaaatgtctaaaaccccagatctgcttccaaagctaaaaatctcaaaacaagaacagatagctgcagatctgaagctctgatactatataggagttgagaaatacaacctcacagtagcctgaagatcttctgcaagccgaataacctgttacaaggagaagcaatgaagcaaaatctgaagaacaagaaaaacataggaaaaactaTTCTCCAAACAAGAGAGTTCCAATTCACCACGAAAAAGTATTATGAAAAGATaacacaaagaaaagaaaaagtaacctctaataggtcaagaaaccctaaaaagggaaaaccctaggtttgcacataataattaattaaaataattaattatatgcacctaatgttagcttaagtgtaaaaaaataattggaaacttaaagaattaaacaaatagtgtttaattaatcaagtaaagacccaattactctaacaagatGCATACACCCTCTGGAATCCATTATGcacgcaagggtcaaaaagtacacatttcaaagtgttgtccAATGCCTACTTAAATATGCCCAATAGTCATACACAAATTAACCAATTATgatccaaaaatattaaaaaatagatgatcataatacatataaaatttattaatgaactttaaattataatttaaaaaatataataataattaaaaattgatttCACAAAGAATGAACAGTTATTCCTAATGAAATTAAAAGATGATTACTCCTTAATTCACTTCGTAAACAATTTCTTCTGAATTTTACAACCAAGTAAAATCTGTCAACCGACTTTCCTGAATAATTGATTGAACAAGgacaaaaagtattacaagaaaacAGGAGAGTTATAGGTCCAGCAATTATTAGCTAGAACAAGATAGCAGTGCGGTTAGAAACTACTATactatgcaatttatttgactcaGCTCCACAAAATATAACATCGTGAAAAGTGATTTTAACGGCCATTAATGAAGTCGGAAATGGTGTGTATCAGACGCAGAGTTCCTTCATACTGCGGAAGGATAATGTGATAAGCATGGATTCCACTTTCCTCCACCATCAATTCCGCCTCCTTCCCGCAACtcttcacatattcataaaacatcTCCCCTCTCACTTTAAGTTCATCCTTTCCTGCAAGGGCCACCAAAACCGGCGGTAATTTCAAACCAGGCTTCAGGGGCGAAACCGCCGGATTACAGAATGGATGGTCTCTGGTGGATCCCACCGGGAGACCTATACTCCAGATGATTTTGCACGTTTCAAAAAACATTAACCCCTCAGACTCGACCCTTTCCTCACCCCCAAAGGCGGGGTGGATAGGAATCACTCCCTTCACCACCAATGGCCTCACGTCCACCTCAGCAATCCGCAGTCCGACGTGGTAAACGATATTCCCTCCGGCGCTCTCACCGGCAAGAAAACACCGGTTAAAATCCACGACGGACGGCGACAGCCACTCCTCCGGCGACTCTGCGCGCCCGGAAGCCTGCTTTGCGATCCATTCGATTGCCTCCGTACAGTCATCGTACGCCGCCGGGAGCCGGTGCTCCGGCGCCAGCCTGTAATCTACCGACACAATTATTACACCGGAAGTCTTGCACAAATTGTGAAAAAAAGTGTGGTATTCTACCCAGGCTGTGGAACAAGCTAAGAACCCTCCTCCATGAAAATATATCAGCAAAGGCGGTTTTTCAGCAGCGGTTTCCGGATTGAATATGCGAGCCCAGACGCCCGTTTCCGGATTTATAATGACGTCCTTGGAAGCAACGCCGTGTGTAAAATGTGAAGATGCAGGCAGTGTGGGATGTGGAAGGCGCAGCACAGAGCCATCTGAATAGATCTTCAACTGCCCTTCTACCTCTCGTACAACttccattctttctctctttccacaaTAACATGTGTGGAGAAAATTATATAGTCTCAGCACATGGTCTGCAACAAACCCTCAACATCTCCTTAAGCATCCATTCTTAGTCCTTCCACAAAAAGTAGCCGTGCATTTAAGCACAGCCAATCAGAGGATCGAATCTAGCTGCTTTCTTTATCTTACCCTCctcaaaaattagaaaattataaaggaataatataaaaaaattacgAATAAAACAAATTGTCTCCACACGCGTGTCTATGCGCTCCAAATAGGTAAATCGTTTTCCATTAAGATTAATGTGTTGAAATATCTTCTTGttgacaaataatgaagataaCGATGTCTTTCTTAATTTAGATTAATATTGGTTTATTATGTTATAATTATTGGGAAAAAATAATATCTAGATCATTTATGCATTTTTATTCAGAAAAAACTTCTATTAAATGTTGAAGTTAATTTAGAGAATTACATTTATTatctatttttaatatttataatgtgTAATTTATAATTAGTATATTTAGTTTTAGAAGAATATAAGTAAAGTTTATTTagagatatcatatttgtttattattctattaaaaaaattattatattactatattgtaattaatattaaattattataaaagtATGAtaatgtaattaatattaaattattattatatttaaatatatttttattattatatttagcTGATAGGTTATTATTTCGAAGAAACCTCCCACCAAAATGTAATGTCTCACACTTGATTACAATTTATGACATCAAAAAAGTCTGATGGACAGTTTTGCATGGTCTTCATTTTGATGATGTGTTAATTGACGTTGCATCAATCTCAAAGTGCACAGATAAAATGGAACTTGAGGATAATTGCATATAATAAAAGAATTCAATAATGGTGTTCATATTAGTTGGGAGATGTGTTGATAGGAAGATTGCCAAGATCTTCCCTGATCTATGAATCCCTTTCGACATTTGTGATTATTGTACACTGTTAGGATACTGCAAGAAGCGACAATGTCATTAGAGAGATTAATTCTTGGATTAAACCCCAATCTCTCGCTCAAATTTGTAAATTGGGGCCTAAATAGATATGTTGATTATTTCATTTAAAGCCACCCTCAATCTAAGTTACTCTAACTAAGCAATTGGATTATACAAAGAATTCTCGTTGTCTAGTACTGTTATTAGATTTCTACAATCCATGCTAATATTCAGTAACTtgcttttggattcgattgtgtagaCCAATTTTTATTATCAATTGAATTCTCGTTGTTGTTAATACAAGCAATTTTTTTATCTTGTTATTTTTTACAAGTTTGTAAACTACCTTTCTATTACTATAAGTACAAAGGCAATATAATTTGTGTGTTGATCAATCCGCTTGTGTTGTCTAATTTTTTTGTCAGTCATTAGGTTCTGTTGAATTTGTTGTGTGGAGCCTGACAAAGCATAATTAGGTTGTTTGTCATAAGGTAAATTTCAACAATCCATGATTTGAAATGGTCTCAACTTAAAGCCCAGACAATTAATTGATAAACCTATGGAATTTTTTGATGTCATTGCATACTCCTTTAAATTGTGTTTAATTTACTTGAAAGGGTCTTCTTTCTTCAAAGCACTTCTTCCTAAGATTCGTTACTTCAAAACACTTTTAATTGTATACAATTTTTGGGATTAAAAATTTACTCATTGTTTGGATATgcgaaaaaaataaaaatctatttaggGGTTTAAAATCTTAGAAGAGAATcctatgtatatgtaaatgtaaatATAAGTTTCTCTTTCATTCTCAATTAGGGTTTGAGGGGACATGGGAATACATTTTAAGGAtggtgaaattttttaaaattataaattgtttTGGGGGCTATCAAATTTTATATATTGATAAGTTTTCAATTTTATGTTTAATCTCcctttttgtttgtttattttgatATACCAATAGAGGGGGATTTATTGGGCCCTTATAATATCAAAAAATGGATGATACTAGTCCCTAATGGACAACTGAAACTAAATaatagaaaaagtaaagaaaaaagcaTAGAAATACCCAGTGATATTACGTGAGTACAATCTATAGTATTGAAACGAAAACAACACGAACCTAAAGCTTAGTAATAGTAACCTTCCAACCACCCATCCCcaaattttctatttaaaaattttATATTACAAAAATTAATAGCATCTATGACATTAATCATTAAAAACGATCATTTTACCATAACCACTGAAAATTAAAAATCCAAAATTTCTTTTGATGAAGCCCACTATTTTATTTCAAAAAGGAAAACTTGTGTATTATTACAAAGTGTTTCAAGCAAAATTATCAGAGTATATGCTTCATTCTTTAGGTCAAATGGGTGGTTGTTGTTGTTATCGAGAATCTTATGGATGGAGATAGTAAAATTGTGAATTGCAACCTTGTTGTGGTGGATTTCTTGGAAAATGCTTAATCTATAGATTTCATGGGTGCTAAGAAAAGATGGATCCAAATTTCCAAAGAGAATTGAAGATGGCATTGGGAAGAATGAGAAACCAACACATAAGTTCTCCAAATTGAACTAAGAGAAGCAAAGACAGGGCTTCAATGCTTCATCACTGTAGGATGCGAGAGAGGAAAACAAGTGAAGACATGGGAAACGACAAAAAAAAACTCCTTAAaggggaaaaagaagaaaaattagaCAATCTCAAATCTCTTTTTCTATCATAATCAAGGATGATGTAGTCATTAATATTGAAACAATAAAATCAAGACTGGACAATGGAGACCTTTATATGTACAATATTTTTTTGGAGAGGTTTGGAATTTTTTCAAACATTTAAATTTGGTTCTAAGAATTTGAAGAAATTGTGCCTTGTGACAGATATGGACAAATACTCTCTTGAAACTTTAACATTTTATTTTGTCACTTCTAAAGTTGTTTAAATTTTCAATTGGATTGAACATTAGCCTCATCCAATCCTACTTCTAAATTTAAAGAATATTTATTACCCAAACCAAATCGTACTATCAACATAACCATTGCACCTTGTtgaggtgcaagtgctagttttatATTTTGGTTAAATTATTTACAAAAGCATAAAAATCTTTTAGTACCAAATTATTATTCCAAGCATGTTTATATCTTATTGTGTACCAAATTTGGGCACCATGTTTTGTAATGGTTTGTGCACATTTTATTGTGTCATATTAGTAGGATGAAGTTCTATCAACCTTTCTCCATTGATCCTTATATTGTTTGGGGACCAAAGCACCCCAATTAGGTGGCATGATAAAAAATAGGTCTAAGTGTGCACGATCACAAGTGTCTTAATGTTTCAATTTTTCTAGAGAGCAGATTCATCACTGTATTAGTGAGAAGAAGTTTTGATGATGGGTTAAGATGATTAAGAATCGAATAGTAAATCCTTAAGGAATCTTCATTCAAATTTATAGATCACAAATGACCCCAAAACCAACTTTGTAATCTTATTCTTGTAACAAGGAGTGGACATACTGTTTTTCATGATAAACGCATACTATAAATGTTTGATTTGCCAAAACATTTGCATGGAATGTCAGTATCATTTGAGCAACAAGTGTTAAGTAGTtgcatgctctgataccatgttggagaagCCAAGTTATGAAAGCACAAAATAACCTTCCACTAGTCAAATAAAATGAGAAATTGTACAACTATAAAATGAAAACCTTGCATATATACGTAAGGTAGAGGAGGTAGGAAGGTAGGACTAAATGACTAACCACCCCTCCAAAGGTGCAATACATGTATGTTCAAGTGATAAGTATTTGAGCATGTATCAAGTGTTCATGGACTAGATGTCTCAAAAGGTGAGTACATGTGTATCAACCACatgaaatgagacaaagggaaacaATCCCTAAGTAGAGACTTAACTAGTGTGAATAGGACTCTCTAGGTAGGCTAAAAGCTAACTAGTTTGATAATGTCACTATTTACACTAACAACTAAAAATTATGAACAAATCCtaataccaatgactagaaggaTTTGAAGGATTTAAGCATTTCGTCTTCCATTTGTTCATTTGTTTCTATCTTCTCAAGATTGTGAAATTGTAGGAAGGTATTATGTTGCTTTTCCATGTTGGATTCATTGGCCTTCATGGTAATAATTTGTTGCAGTCCATCTTTGACTCTTGAAGGCATGTTGTAGTAGTTGAATCACATCAAGAGTATGTACAATTGTAACTAGAGGTTTCATGATTGTAAAGTGAGTTTGTTGATGCTATATGTAAATGATTTTCTCATGTAGTAGAATAGAAAGTATTTTCTCTCTAGAGCTAGAATTGTTCACATTGTATTAGATTTTATTTAGAGAAAATTATATATGATCAATTTGTatgtgttttttattattatttctacaTATATGAGTGTGAAAATATCTAGATATGTTCACAATTCATGCATCATTATGTGTGTGACATCCATTCTTAGGTGATTATTAGCGAACTTTAAAGATATCTTGGAGTTCTTCGCATAAATTATATGTTTAATTATGGTAAAGAGGCATAAGCTCCCTATTTTTACATCAATTTGGAAGTAAAATATAGTGAATTTTACCTGTTAACAACTATAATTGACACCATAGTATAGAATTTTTTTTAGTTTGATAGGGGTATCAAATACATATTATTTTTCATGGTTTTGATTTTGTTTAGGAACCTTGTTAAATAGatacaatttttttgcatttgacCATATATGTTCTTGTTTTATTCAATATGTTAtaagatgtttttgtttttatgtctctagaTAAGACATTCTTAATCACACAATGCACCATGGAAGTTGTCACCTTCTGAATAGTTTATCAAGAAAAAATAGATATAGCATTATTTTTTAGTAATAATTTTGTAAAATATACGATTTGTAATatgttatatatatttttcatgTAGAGAATCCACAACTACAAaatgttatttaaaattaatatcTTATTACACATAATTCCTACATAAAGAATATTTAAATTACATTCTAAATTTTAATCTATTTATTTTCCTTATAACATAGAATTATAATAACAAGGTTATTGTGTAGCTGTTTGTGCTCAACATTGACCCTATTATTCATATTATTAATTTTCATCAATAGCGAgctttgtttatttttaaaaatgattgAGATTTTACCAAAAAAATGAAGATGTTAAAATTCTAAATAAGAACAAGATTTAATTATCAAGAAATTATACAATCCTCAATAATAATTTGAATATATCAAAAGTAAAAAGACAGAAATTGTTCTCGCTTCTAGATAATAATGATGCATGTTGTGAAATCtattatgcatgcaagggtcaaaaagtacacattttaaAGAGTCGCTTGATGCCTACTTAAAGATGCCTTGATAATCGTGCGCTTAAAATTACCAATACTtatgcataaaaaaaaattatgatccaaaaataataaaaaatggcaGCTGTGAAAAttattaatgaacttttaattatcatttattaaaTTTGTTCCATGTGAaaattatcatttattgatttttttaaaagtTAATAATTGAATGCTATAACAAATACCTATGTGTTCTCCCCTAATGAAATTCAAAGATAATTAATCTTTGATCTACCTTCCGAACCCATTTATTCTAAATTTTACAACCAAGTAAAATCTGTCACCTGACTTTCGTGAAGAATTGATTGAACAAGGCCAAAAAGTCTTACAAGAAAACAAGAGAGTTGATCGAACAATTATTATTAGCCAGAACAAGATAACAGTGCGGCTAGAAGAGAAATTGCAGTGGGTGAAACAACTGTACTACAGTGCAATTAATTTGACGCAGCTCCACAAAATATAACATCGTGGAAAGTGATTTTAACGGCCATTAATGAAGTCAGAAATAGCGTGTATCAGACGCAGAGTTCCTTCATACTGCGGAAGGATAATGTGATAAGCATGGATCCCACTTTCCTCCACCATCAATTCCGCCTCCTTCCCGCTTTTCTTGAGATCTTCATAAAACATCTCCCCTCTCACTTTAAGTTGATCCTTTCCTGCAAGGGACACCAAAACCGGCGGTAATTTCAAACCAGGCTTCAGGGGCAAAACGGCCGGATTACAGAATGGGTGGTCTCTGCTGGACCCCACCGGGAGAACTATACTCCAGATGAAATTGCACGTCTCTGCAAACTTTAACCCCTCTGCTCTTTTCTCAGACTCCATCATTTCCTCACCCCCAAAGAAGGGGTGAATAGCAatcaatcccttcaccaccaaCGGGCTCACGTCCACCTCAGCAATCCGCAGTCCCATGTGGTAAACGATATTCCCTCCAGCACTCTCTCCGGCCAAAAAACACCGGGAAAAATCCACGACGGACGGCGACAACCACTCCTCCGGCGACTCTGCGCGCCCCGCAGCCTGCTTTGCGATCCATTCGACGGCCTCCGCACAGTCATCGTACGCCGCCGGGAGCCGGTGCTCCGGCGCCAGCCTGTAATCTACCGACACAATTATTACGCCGGAGTTCTTGCACAAATTGTGAAAAAAAGTGTGGTATTCTACCCAGGCTGTGGAACAAGCTAAGAACCCTCCTCCATGGAAGTAGATCAGCAAAGGCGGTTTTTCAGCAGCGGTTTCCGGATTGAATATGCGAGCCCAGACGCCCGTTTCCGGATTTATAACGACGTCCTTGCATGCAACGCCGTCTTTGAAATGTGAAGATGCAGGCACTGTGGGACGTTCATGGCGCTGCAGAGAGCCATCTGCATAGACCTTTAACAACCCTTCTACTTCTCCCACAACTTCCATTCTTACTCTCTTTACACAATAACTTGTGTGCTGTATGGAGAGAATTATATAGGCTTAGGATTAGTCTTGGCACATGATCTGCAACAACCCCTCAACTTCTTTTAAACATCCATTCTTACTCTTTCCACAAAAAAGTAGCCGTGCATTTAAGCACCGCCAATCGGAGGATCGAATCTCCCTGCTGTCTTTATCTTACCCTTCTCcaaaatattagaaaattataAAAGTATAATATAAAATTTCCTACTAAAACAAATTGTCCCCCCACGCGCAAGACTACGTACGCCCCAAATAGTCCACTATATATGCTACCTAATCCAGCTAAATCGATTTCCGTTAAGATTAATGCGTTCAAATATCTTGGTGTACGTAAGAGTTGTTGACCAACAATGGAGATAAGGATACGTTTCTTAATTTAGATTAATGTTGATTTATTATGTGATAATTGTGGGGAAAAAAATATCTAGATCTTTGAGGcactttaattaaaaaaaatctccTTCTAAATGATATTGAGGTTAATTttaagaattaagtttgttgtaattatttattatttatcttttatAAGTTACTATTGTAATTTAAAGAaatgatattaaaatatatattgtttatttttaagtttgttataatttaaaaaatatattaagattAATATTTTGTACAATATTCTTGGAAGTTGAAAGAAATGATTTTACCTTATGTAATCTATAATAATTATATGATTCAACAAGTGTATTGTGTATTAAAtttactagtatatctatatttaaaaaatataggtaaattatgtcgAGAGATATTTTATAATA is part of the Cryptomeria japonica chromosome 10, Sugi_1.0, whole genome shotgun sequence genome and harbors:
- the LOC131072619 gene encoding probable carboxylesterase 17, with amino-acid sequence MEVVREVEGQLKIYSDGSVLRLPHPTLPASSHFTHGVASKDVIINPETGVWARIFNPETAAEKPPLLIYFHGGGFLACSTAWVEYHTFFHNLCKTSGVIIVSVDYRLAPEHRLPAAYDDCTEAIEWIAKQASGRAESPEEWLSPSVVDFNRCFLAGESAGGNIVYHVGLRIAEVDVRPLVVKGVIPIHPAFGGEERVESEGLMFFETCKIIWSIGLPVGSTRDHPFCNPAVSPLKPGLKLPPVLVALAGKDELKVRGEMFYEYVKSCGKEAELMVEESGIHAYHIILPQYEGTLRLIHTISDFINGR
- the LOC131072620 gene encoding probable carboxylesterase 17 gives rise to the protein MEVVGEVEGLLKVYADGSLQRHERPTVPASSHFKDGVACKDVVINPETGVWARIFNPETAAEKPPLLIYFHGGGFLACSTAWVEYHTFFHNLCKNSGVIIVSVDYRLAPEHRLPAAYDDCAEAVEWIAKQAAGRAESPEEWLSPSVVDFSRCFLAGESAGGNIVYHMGLRIAEVDVSPLVVKGLIAIHPFFGGEEMMESEKRAEGLKFAETCNFIWSIVLPVGSSRDHPFCNPAVLPLKPGLKLPPVLVSLAGKDQLKVRGEMFYEDLKKSGKEAELMVEESGIHAYHIILPQYEGTLRLIHAISDFINGR